The proteins below are encoded in one region of Erinaceus europaeus chromosome 15, mEriEur2.1, whole genome shotgun sequence:
- the LOC103127365 gene encoding cytochrome P450 3A12-like, whose protein sequence is MDLIPSSSMETWVLLVFSLLLLYLYGTRSHGHFKKLGIPGPRPLPFLGTVLNYRYGMQNFDIECYKKYGRIWGLYDGWMPMLAITDPDMIKTILVKECYSVFTNRRPLGPVGFMKYAVSINKDEEWKRIRSLLSPAFTSGKLKEMFPIIVQYGDVLVRNLRKEAGKDKPVDLKSVFGAYSMDVIMSTSFGVNIDSLNNPQDPFVENAKKLLRFEIFNPFSLLLLILPFLTPIFETLSITVFPRSVIKFFKKSIKVMKENRLKDEGKHQVDLLQLMINSQNSKEVAHHKALTDLELVAQSVIFIFAGYETTSNSLSFTLYLLATHPDVQKKLQEEIDTTFPNQAAPTYDAMMQMDYLDMVVNETLRLYPIAGRLERVCKKDVEIRGVLVPKGTVVMMPLFVLHKDPSLWTEPEEFHPERFSKKNKGGINPYVYMPFGNGPRNCIGMRFALMNMKVALVRVLQNFTFKPCKETQIPMKLGNQGLTQPEKPIVLKAEPREGTVSEA, encoded by the exons ATGGACCTAATCCCAAGCTCTTCCATGGAAACCTGGGTTCTCCTGGTCTTCAGTCTGCTGCTCCTCTATCT ATATGGGACCCGTTCACATGGACATTTTAAGAAACTGGGGATTCCTGGGCCGAGACCTTTGCCCTTTTTAGGAACAGTACTGAACTACCGTTAT GGTATGCAAAATTTTGACATAGAATGTTATAAAAAGTATGGAAGAATATGGGG GTTATATGATGGTTGGATGCCTATGCTGGCCATCACGGATCCAGACATGATCAAAACCATCCTGGTGAAAGAATGTTACTCTGTCTTCACAAACCGGCGG CCACTAGGCCCAGTGGGATTCATGAAATATGCAGTCTCCATAAATAAAGATGAGGAATGGAAGAGGATCCGATCACTGCTGTCTCCAGCCTTCACAAGTGGGAAGCTCAAAGAG ATGTTCCCCATCATTGTTCAGTATGGAGATGTGTTGGTGAGGAACCTGAGGAAGGAGGCAGGGAAAGACAAGCCTGTGGACTTGAAAAG tgTATTTGGAGCCTACAGTATGGATGTCATCATGAGCACGTCATTTGGAGTGAATATTGATTCTCTCAACAACCCACAAGATCCCTTTGTGGAAAATGCAAAGAAGCTCTTAAGATTTGAAATCTTTAacccattttctttattattat TGATCTTACCATTCCTTACACCCATTTTTGAAACTCTCAGTATCACTGTTTTTCCAAGAAGTGTCATTAAATTTTTCAAGAAATCTATAAAGGTCATGAAAGAAAATCGCCTTAAAGATGAAGGTAAG CACCAAGTGGACCTCCTCCAATTGATGATCAACTCCCAGAATTCCAAAGAGGTGGCCCATCATAAAG ctctgactgatttggagctcGTGGCCCAATCTGTGATCTTTATTTTTGCTGGCTATGAAACCACGAGCAATTCCCTGTCTTTCACTCTGTATTTACTGGCCACTCACCCTGACGTCCAGAAGAAACTGCAAGAGGAGATTGACACAACTTTCCCTAACCAG gCTGCTCCCACCTATGATGCCATGATGCAGATGGACTATCTTGACATGGTGGTGAATGAAACCCTCAGACTCTACCCTATTGCTGGCAGACTGGAGAGGGTGTGCAAGAAAGATGTGGAAATCAGGGGTGTACTCGTTCCCAAGGGCACAGTGGTGATGATGCCCCTCTTTGTCCTCCACAAAGACCCATCACTGTGGACAGAGCCTGAGGAGTTCCATCCAGAAAG GTTCAGTAAGAAGAACAAGGGGGGCATAAACCCTTATGTCTACATGCCCTTTGGAAATGGCCCCCGGAACTGCATTGGCATGAGGTTTGCTCTCATGAACATGAAGGTTGCTCTGGTGCGAGTCCTGCAGAACTTCACCTTCAAGCCCTGCAAAGAGACACAG ATTCCTATGAAGCTGGGAAATCAAGGACTTACTCAACCAGAAAAACCCATTGTCCTAAAGGCTGAGCCAAGAGAGGGAACTGTGAGTGAAGCTTGA